In Fibrobacter sp. UWH4, a single genomic region encodes these proteins:
- the mscL gene encoding large-conductance mechanosensitive channel protein MscL, with protein MGIKGKATSLLEEFKAFAFKGNIVDMAIGVIIGGAFGKIVTSFVNDIVMPGVTAIIAMAGGKDAGEGLKSLSYTTAAGVEIPYGNFIGGIVDFLIVAIVVFLVMKKFLGFMQNMRKQEAEAPAAPPAPPEPSAEEKLLTEIRDLLKK; from the coding sequence ATGGGTATTAAAGGTAAAGCAACGTCCCTTCTCGAAGAGTTCAAGGCCTTCGCATTCAAGGGCAACATCGTCGATATGGCCATCGGTGTGATCATCGGTGGTGCATTCGGTAAAATCGTGACCTCCTTCGTGAACGACATCGTGATGCCGGGCGTTACGGCAATCATCGCCATGGCTGGCGGTAAAGATGCTGGCGAAGGCCTTAAGTCACTTTCCTACACCACTGCTGCCGGCGTAGAAATCCCCTACGGCAACTTCATCGGTGGAATCGTCGACTTCCTCATCGTCGCTATCGTGGTGTTCCTCGTGATGAAGAAGTTCCTCGGCTTCATGCAGAACATGCGTAAGCAGGAAGCAGAAGCCCCGGCCGCTCCTCCGGCACCTCCTGAACCGAGCGCCGAAGAAAAGCTCCTCACCGAAATCCGCGACTTGCTGAAGAAGTAA
- a CDS encoding DMT family transporter has translation MSWFILALLSAFFLGCYDLAKKKSVQDNAVRVTLFFCSAFYALFMSPLLLTGHCESLPLQSHVYLFGKAAIVGGSWILTYNALAHLPLSIATTIRALAPVFTIFIAVTFMGERPFALQWIGVAICICSYVGLSLAGRKEMGHFFSNGWVICMVLGTILAACSGVYDKFILQRMNFDPLTVQVWFSIYMALWQFVICAVTWFPTRHKTTPFQFRWTMLLVAILLIVADRCYFVAVSDQDALISIITVFRRSSVLISFFAGLLLFKERKSKMKFVALLGVILGICLIALGK, from the coding sequence ATGTCGTGGTTTATTCTAGCCCTTTTATCAGCATTTTTCTTGGGTTGTTATGACCTCGCCAAGAAAAAATCGGTGCAGGACAACGCCGTCCGCGTGACTCTTTTTTTCTGTAGCGCCTTTTATGCTCTTTTCATGAGCCCGCTTTTGCTGACGGGGCATTGCGAAAGTCTGCCTCTGCAGAGCCATGTCTACCTGTTCGGCAAGGCAGCCATTGTGGGGGGCAGCTGGATTTTGACCTACAACGCCCTGGCGCACCTTCCCTTGAGTATCGCGACCACGATTCGAGCGCTTGCTCCCGTATTTACGATTTTTATCGCGGTAACCTTTATGGGGGAACGTCCGTTTGCGCTCCAGTGGATAGGTGTCGCCATCTGCATTTGCTCCTATGTGGGACTCAGCCTTGCCGGCCGTAAAGAAATGGGGCATTTTTTCAGCAACGGTTGGGTGATTTGCATGGTGCTGGGGACCATTCTTGCGGCATGCAGCGGCGTGTACGACAAGTTTATCCTGCAGCGCATGAATTTTGACCCGCTTACGGTACAGGTGTGGTTCAGCATTTATATGGCCCTCTGGCAGTTCGTGATTTGCGCCGTGACATGGTTCCCGACGCGGCACAAGACGACTCCGTTTCAGTTCCGTTGGACCATGCTTCTGGTCGCTATCCTCCTGATTGTGGCGGATCGATGCTATTTCGTGGCGGTGAGCGACCAGGATGCCTTGATTTCGATTATTACGGTGTTCCGCCGCTCCAGCGTGCTGATTTCGTTCTTTGCGGGTTTACTACTTTTCAAGGAGCGCAAGAGCAAGATGAAATTTGTCGCCCTGCTCGGCGTGATTCTGGGTATCTGCCTGATTGCTTTAGGAAAATAG
- the coaE gene encoding dephospho-CoA kinase (Dephospho-CoA kinase (CoaE) performs the final step in coenzyme A biosynthesis.) has protein sequence MIGITGSIGAGKSLVGRLLRDRKIRVIDADVAVHHLYRDDAGLRTAIADAFGADMLTEKGICRSRMADLIFKDPSARAKLESLVYPVLTRFLLRANPAFVEAALFENVPELVKKLEAIWVVTASEEVRLKRLIENRGFSEEDARRRIELQRPRDSEEFWRRLFPNTPVKFIDNSSDESALRNTVVALL, from the coding sequence ATGATCGGTATTACGGGATCCATAGGTGCGGGAAAGTCTCTTGTAGGTCGACTTCTGCGAGACCGCAAAATTCGCGTCATAGATGCGGATGTGGCCGTGCATCATCTCTATCGTGACGATGCCGGATTGCGCACGGCTATTGCCGATGCTTTTGGAGCGGACATGCTTACCGAAAAGGGAATCTGCCGTAGCCGAATGGCTGACTTGATTTTTAAGGATCCTTCTGCGAGGGCGAAACTTGAATCGCTTGTGTATCCGGTATTGACAAGGTTCCTGCTCCGAGCGAATCCCGCCTTTGTTGAAGCGGCCTTGTTTGAAAATGTTCCCGAATTGGTCAAAAAACTCGAGGCTATCTGGGTTGTAACGGCATCTGAAGAGGTTCGCCTGAAGCGTTTGATTGAAAATCGTGGATTCAGCGAAGAAGATGCTCGCCGTCGCATTGAATTGCAGCGCCCGCGGGATTCCGAAGAATTTTGGCGTAGGTTATTCCCGAATACTCCGGTTAAATTTATTGACAATTCTAGCGACGAATCTGCGTTGCGGAACACGGTTGTCGCTTTGCTGTAG
- a CDS encoding glycoside hydrolase family 9 protein yields the protein MGLKKIHSALASALAVTAFTATGLFAATAYQNQVGYLTKGQKQMAVIGAEDKEISFKDSDGKEVLKVTAPKAETWLPAGDTAASLVDFSEIQTAGTYQAFIGDEKIGHPIIIADDALEDAAKASLKFFYFQRASIELTEEYAGIYARAAGHPDTAVKYHSSTGIENSDSTFNGAKGWYDAGDYGKYIVNSGISTYTLLQLYQQNKEYFDKLNLNIPESKNTVPDILDEIRWNLEWMLTMQDPTDGGVFHKLTTLKFSGTVMPEKDVAARYAIGKSVTASWNLAAVAALAAEIYSPYDEEFAIKCATAASKARWWAMHNEAAYFEQPAGVNTGTYIDGYPIDEEIWANAELYRISKNPVFTEVFTKYPFKKFRWKLQSWQTTYALAAFTIATNPEIFDMDILDSARACIFTLADSIVLSLENNGYGVPLLENDFNWGSNSFAANKGMILIHAYILSKEEKYLNAATAIIDYILGRNPLDISYLTGYGVNSAKNPHHRPSQADGIDEPVPGMLVGGPNYTANDCAKKFVQMDAVAKSYYDNSCSYATNEVAINWNAPFAYVIGSLQAIYTTGKTYDITTVPAKFLEVEGIKATRNLQKQVSAGSKLVIRNGAVQVQKTNREGKVQYFNIGGKRIR from the coding sequence ATGGGACTCAAGAAAATCCACTCCGCATTAGCCTCGGCACTGGCCGTAACGGCATTCACCGCTACAGGCTTATTTGCAGCCACTGCTTACCAAAACCAAGTGGGCTACCTCACCAAAGGTCAAAAGCAAATGGCTGTCATCGGAGCCGAAGACAAGGAAATTTCCTTCAAGGATTCCGATGGTAAAGAAGTCCTCAAGGTAACGGCACCTAAGGCAGAAACCTGGCTTCCCGCCGGCGATACCGCCGCTTCGCTCGTCGATTTTTCTGAAATCCAGACGGCAGGCACCTACCAGGCTTTCATCGGAGACGAAAAGATCGGTCACCCCATCATCATCGCCGATGACGCCCTTGAAGATGCTGCAAAGGCTTCACTCAAGTTCTTCTACTTCCAGCGCGCCTCCATCGAACTCACCGAAGAATATGCCGGCATCTACGCCCGTGCCGCAGGTCACCCTGATACGGCCGTAAAATACCATTCTTCCACGGGAATTGAAAATTCCGACTCCACTTTCAACGGCGCCAAGGGTTGGTATGACGCCGGTGATTATGGAAAATATATCGTCAATTCCGGCATTTCGACCTATACCCTGCTCCAGCTTTACCAGCAGAACAAGGAATACTTCGATAAGCTCAACTTGAACATTCCCGAAAGCAAGAATACCGTCCCCGATATCTTGGACGAAATTCGTTGGAACCTGGAATGGATGCTCACCATGCAGGACCCTACTGACGGCGGTGTATTCCACAAGCTGACCACCCTGAAGTTCAGCGGAACGGTTATGCCCGAAAAGGATGTCGCTGCACGATATGCCATCGGTAAGTCCGTTACGGCATCCTGGAACCTTGCCGCGGTCGCCGCTCTCGCCGCAGAAATCTATTCCCCCTACGACGAAGAGTTCGCAATAAAGTGCGCGACCGCCGCCTCCAAGGCCAGATGGTGGGCCATGCATAATGAAGCTGCCTACTTTGAGCAGCCCGCCGGAGTCAACACGGGAACCTATATCGACGGTTATCCGATCGATGAAGAAATCTGGGCAAATGCAGAACTTTACAGAATTTCCAAGAATCCCGTTTTCACCGAAGTTTTCACAAAATACCCCTTCAAGAAGTTCCGTTGGAAACTGCAAAGCTGGCAGACCACCTACGCCCTGGCCGCCTTCACCATCGCAACGAATCCCGAAATTTTCGACATGGACATTCTGGATTCCGCCAGGGCATGCATTTTCACCCTCGCCGACAGTATCGTCTTGTCTTTGGAAAATAACGGCTACGGAGTTCCGCTTCTGGAAAATGACTTCAACTGGGGTTCCAATAGTTTCGCCGCCAACAAGGGCATGATCTTGATCCACGCCTACATTCTTTCCAAAGAAGAAAAGTACCTGAACGCCGCTACGGCCATTATTGACTACATCCTGGGACGCAACCCGCTCGATATTTCCTATCTCACCGGTTACGGCGTCAACTCGGCCAAGAATCCGCACCACCGCCCAAGCCAGGCAGACGGAATCGACGAACCTGTCCCCGGCATGCTCGTTGGTGGTCCAAACTACACGGCCAACGACTGCGCAAAGAAATTTGTCCAAATGGATGCTGTCGCCAAATCTTACTACGACAACAGCTGTAGCTACGCCACCAACGAAGTGGCTATCAACTGGAATGCACCCTTTGCCTATGTCATCGGCAGCCTGCAGGCAATTTACACCACCGGCAAGACCTACGATATCACGACCGTTCCGGCCAAGTTCCTGGAAGTCGAAGGAATCAAGGCTACAAGAAACCTCCAAAAGCAGGTTTCCGCCGGGAGCAAGCTTGTCATCCGTAACGGCGCAGTCCAGGTCCAGAAGACAAACCGCGAAGGAAAGGTTCAGTATTTCAACATCGGCGGCAAGCGTATCCGCTAA
- a CDS encoding OmpH family outer membrane protein, whose translation MKHPYRIHTFARRFGKKIITFCGSTLQNTPLPYTLHTEIELLDVPIKEIYRIITIDWQIYHVDPLDLSKCYNENLLDLLHSGCDLTGKWTDHTNIGSTDIITCEFRRLNPDANIRLILRSQNKKVARLFITLWDTTLPKVDSALSDILEILRPFAKDNSTPTFSVSIGEAYSASPITVAHKIFHELVIRETPPIRIPKYMSSGPDDTWKVRLCSRREDSTRKVIKETIKTERGTFNIQRYATEKEQRKGAKKAKREKLVDKVARQDKAIDLLQKELQTVQKAYTALLNTNETATRKRDREIENLQQKIEKLKQSKDFAIEKKNEEIDEIQKIAEQMLEHNNQEKISLENDNKNFGQRLQNADWQIQNLQAQVQSLRQRQDRFGIFSLPEKETEKFAGEFEIALMSALHFAMENGPVKANSCKLRSQDIWQAFISANSDAEQRYKTYKQDVSQLLNASRKNNFLRNTDILCKFGIKCDHHTNNHIKIRFNDDDPRYSSTHGSTPSDNICGAKNFAEDLKNAFFYY comes from the coding sequence ATGAAACACCCCTATCGAATTCACACCTTCGCTCGCCGATTCGGCAAAAAAATTATCACATTCTGCGGTTCCACCCTTCAGAACACTCCGCTGCCGTACACGCTCCATACCGAAATAGAACTTCTGGACGTTCCCATCAAGGAAATCTACAGGATTATCACTATCGACTGGCAAATTTACCATGTCGACCCCCTGGACCTTTCCAAATGCTATAACGAGAACCTGCTCGACCTGCTCCATTCCGGATGCGACCTAACAGGAAAATGGACCGACCATACAAACATCGGCTCCACCGACATCATTACCTGCGAATTTCGCCGCCTAAATCCCGATGCCAACATACGACTTATTTTGCGAAGCCAAAACAAGAAAGTTGCGAGGCTCTTCATTACCCTATGGGATACGACCTTGCCAAAAGTGGATTCAGCCCTTTCAGACATTCTTGAGATATTACGCCCCTTCGCCAAAGACAATAGCACGCCTACATTTTCCGTTTCTATCGGAGAAGCCTATAGCGCAAGCCCCATCACGGTCGCTCACAAGATTTTCCACGAACTCGTCATCCGCGAAACGCCTCCCATACGCATTCCCAAATATATGTCTAGCGGCCCCGACGACACCTGGAAAGTAAGACTCTGCTCACGCCGAGAGGACTCCACCCGCAAGGTTATCAAGGAGACCATCAAAACCGAAAGAGGGACGTTCAACATCCAACGGTACGCCACCGAAAAAGAACAGCGTAAGGGAGCCAAAAAAGCCAAGCGAGAAAAACTCGTCGATAAGGTGGCCCGGCAAGACAAAGCCATTGACCTACTGCAGAAAGAGCTGCAAACCGTCCAAAAAGCCTACACTGCTCTTTTGAATACAAACGAAACCGCTACCCGAAAGCGTGACCGCGAAATCGAGAACCTCCAGCAGAAAATCGAAAAATTAAAGCAATCCAAAGATTTCGCCATCGAAAAGAAAAACGAAGAAATCGACGAAATTCAAAAGATTGCCGAACAGATGCTGGAGCACAACAATCAGGAAAAGATCTCGCTCGAAAACGACAACAAGAACTTCGGGCAGCGCCTGCAAAATGCCGACTGGCAAATTCAGAACCTTCAGGCTCAGGTACAGTCGCTCCGTCAACGGCAGGACCGTTTCGGCATATTCTCGCTTCCTGAAAAAGAAACAGAAAAATTTGCAGGTGAATTCGAAATCGCTCTGATGAGCGCCCTCCATTTCGCCATGGAAAACGGCCCCGTCAAGGCAAATTCCTGTAAACTAAGGTCTCAGGATATATGGCAGGCTTTTATTTCGGCAAATTCCGATGCGGAACAACGCTACAAGACCTATAAGCAAGATGTTTCTCAATTACTCAATGCAAGTCGAAAGAATAACTTTCTCCGAAATACCGACATTTTGTGCAAATTCGGAATCAAGTGCGACCATCACACAAATAACCACATTAAGATAAGATTTAACGACGACGATCCCCGTTATTCAAGTACGCACGGATCCACACCCAGTGACAATATCTGCGGAGCAAAAAATTTCGCCGAGGACCTCAAAAATGCATTCTTTTATTATTAG
- a CDS encoding class I SAM-dependent RNA methyltransferase, which translates to MILDLRIEKLVQGGEGMARLPDGRVCFVQGALPGELCTVELLQNKKDFTRGRVVKVVEKSPDRAQPKCPLYGKCGGCSLQHLESDKQALYSERVERENFKRLAHVALPENFVIHTGPAWGYRNRARVVIATSKEGKVRYGFRMQKSNGIVSFENCPVLTPALNDFLKSNASKIYEEFVRSQPVNRKKPFELDVNLFDNGNGKVSYYYKGMPASDFEKKAVSIVEMAGKRIQSDASVFFQSNLQLLPELVNAVQNAVDEGLANGEASDAWLIDLFSGVGFFATILKDRFKKITTVERDEGCLKHANVNLSAENVSAPAEDWLAENVVDVPASLIVDPPRTGLPPSALDAIVKSSVNRLIYVSCDPVTLARDFAKFRDAGFALKRAEGFAFYPQTPHLEMMFVLSR; encoded by the coding sequence ATGATTCTTGATTTGCGTATAGAAAAGTTGGTGCAGGGGGGCGAGGGAATGGCGCGCCTTCCCGATGGCCGCGTGTGCTTTGTGCAGGGGGCATTGCCCGGTGAACTTTGCACGGTTGAACTTTTGCAAAACAAGAAGGATTTTACGCGGGGTCGGGTGGTGAAGGTCGTCGAGAAAAGTCCCGATCGCGCGCAGCCGAAATGCCCCCTTTACGGAAAATGCGGCGGATGTAGCTTGCAGCACTTGGAAAGCGATAAGCAGGCTCTGTATTCGGAACGGGTGGAACGGGAAAACTTCAAACGGTTGGCCCATGTCGCGCTTCCGGAGAATTTCGTAATTCATACGGGGCCTGCGTGGGGCTATAGGAATCGTGCCCGAGTAGTCATCGCAACCTCAAAAGAGGGAAAGGTGCGCTACGGTTTCCGTATGCAAAAAAGCAACGGCATTGTCTCGTTTGAGAACTGTCCCGTATTGACGCCTGCCTTGAATGATTTCTTGAAGTCGAATGCTTCAAAAATTTACGAAGAATTTGTCCGTTCCCAGCCAGTCAATCGTAAAAAGCCCTTTGAACTGGATGTAAATCTGTTCGATAACGGAAACGGCAAGGTCAGCTATTATTACAAGGGAATGCCTGCTTCTGATTTCGAAAAGAAGGCGGTAAGTATCGTTGAAATGGCGGGAAAGAGAATCCAGTCCGATGCTTCTGTCTTTTTCCAGAGCAATCTTCAGCTATTGCCGGAGCTCGTGAATGCGGTACAGAATGCTGTGGATGAGGGGCTTGCCAATGGCGAAGCGAGTGATGCCTGGCTAATCGACCTCTTTAGTGGAGTGGGCTTCTTTGCTACCATCTTGAAAGATCGCTTCAAAAAGATTACGACGGTGGAACGTGACGAAGGGTGTCTCAAACACGCAAATGTGAATTTGTCTGCAGAGAATGTTTCTGCTCCGGCCGAAGATTGGCTTGCCGAAAATGTCGTCGACGTGCCTGCCTCCTTGATCGTGGATCCTCCTCGGACAGGCCTTCCTCCGAGCGCCTTGGATGCCATTGTGAAAAGTTCTGTTAACAGACTGATTTATGTTTCCTGTGACCCGGTGACCTTGGCGAGGGACTTTGCAAAGTTCAGGGATGCCGGTTTTGCGCTGAAAAGGGCAGAAGGTTTTGCCTTTTATCCGCAAACGCCTCATTTGGAAATGATGTTCGTGCTTTCGCGTTAG
- a CDS encoding lipoprotein: MKKVTLVLFVFVALLTGCNVEKTAIVCGREWNPNLEVVADTASEFEMKDQLIVQFRYGKNFDFAKLKTAFYEGTLANKGSEIWNHEVAVSEKMGVYTLQGKSRHGGLMTARELCRKKEPGPVVIEVSGDGKVLLSKQILLTKNR, encoded by the coding sequence ATGAAAAAGGTGACATTGGTATTGTTTGTTTTCGTTGCCCTGCTTACAGGGTGTAATGTCGAGAAAACCGCCATTGTGTGCGGTAGGGAATGGAACCCGAACCTCGAAGTGGTGGCGGATACGGCCAGCGAATTCGAAATGAAGGATCAGCTGATCGTGCAGTTCCGCTACGGTAAGAATTTTGATTTTGCCAAGCTTAAAACGGCCTTCTACGAAGGGACCCTCGCAAATAAGGGATCCGAAATCTGGAACCACGAAGTGGCCGTGAGCGAAAAGATGGGCGTCTATACGCTGCAAGGCAAGTCCCGCCACGGTGGATTGATGACGGCTCGCGAGCTGTGCCGTAAAAAGGAACCTGGTCCCGTCGTCATCGAAGTGAGTGGTGACGGAAAAGTTCTCTTGTCGAAGCAAATTTTATTGACCAAGAATCGGTAA
- a CDS encoding PD40 domain-containing protein has protein sequence MRAYISSLVFFCIGVAFANGFYGNNSDIHWKTAATDHFNFIYPVEYSSHAAKVSAYAEAVYDSVVNRYHHDLPGRVNATLNNALYSNGNAIPAENSINLWLTNWDFKVRSSHGWLSDVVTHEFSHLVSIENASKFPPNLYGFQVSYTDYYNERTTQDFATMIPFTLQPLWFAEGTAQYESSRMGFDAWDSHRDMLLRVAALNDSLLTLPYMHDFTDNSLFAELGPYTQGFSLVRYISQKYGEDAVPKIWHELSKYHRMTLDGAIQKVLGIDEQELYDKWKEDITEQYKAQRDSLGTLVEGTKLTEDAFWQDFPVVAGNHLYGVSNFGGAWFDGSIFKMEIGETKDEKRETSDSATVKDSAEVIDGVEIGDIEIENESETIDISDYAKHGFKLKKAWLDKGIDVYEDSVQGPILAYVNYLNRDKDGHAHFDIAVSDTNKNIVSVTYLADAVYPAIDKQGTTIVFAMRESYSTRFKLAKVPYPKDLNDYTAEDPVDIFVPDAKFDYYNIYSPKFSPDGKRIAFGFFDNVTRGIAVIDSDGKNFKIVSTEGFDERDVNWLDNDKIVFASNRNGIFNLIEKTLSTGAERPLTNVVGGAFTPTLAGDTLYFTEYDKDGFSLYKMSYSTPPLIDDTTVTVTERDSLIQLADTTWQCSDSIIPADSTQGENFKADTSLQAEASVVDSTTSCNKIPAVTLRDSIIKITDTTRTVTQKPAPASISLHGTLPARIIKQLELNDVEFAGVEKDYKPIPNIPLFVPMLVFRENAPDLTVFGEGKLKAKAGLAAIISDALKKNTVQIGFLLELGNGFNYINGDGLNPKQEKEFFVSWENRSTPLDLSLSYTYANYTSQDTVRNEDVRAKGDSLHTSHYAIPMQAIVAGIGYSIFKSIDTLQIAVGYDWANFNLYEDKLDWTYQKRISALVSFGLYADHAEGSEISGQGNGLNIYYQYTNSDLFRPGTFAESFVISPSGKITPKYRNFIVNELGLNLYGSVQSPLTGARLAAGGKLGGVFNWSTDTRQDSTDHDTLDSYYYSPIFLEGYPYLRSSENYTLAGMRTAIAELHYLFPVYDDWRKGAWIFVTRSFYIDLFAQIGAAWNGDKWFDTDKFTDHRFWDRSVGLSFRISNRIFYGTPFDISFTLARGLDRIGEDEDLHGGKKLTPIDLPIIPESIAPTRIKFAIGMGFVNSWQ, from the coding sequence ATGCGTGCCTATATTTCGAGCCTTGTATTTTTTTGTATTGGCGTAGCTTTCGCCAATGGTTTTTACGGCAATAATAGCGATATCCATTGGAAAACAGCCGCCACAGACCATTTCAACTTTATCTATCCTGTTGAATATTCGAGCCACGCCGCCAAAGTCTCCGCATACGCCGAAGCCGTCTATGATTCCGTTGTCAACCGTTACCACCATGACTTACCTGGCCGCGTAAACGCAACCCTCAACAACGCCCTCTATAGCAACGGCAACGCCATTCCCGCCGAGAATTCGATCAACCTATGGCTAACGAACTGGGATTTCAAGGTGCGCAGCAGCCACGGTTGGCTTTCGGACGTGGTTACCCACGAGTTCAGCCACCTAGTCAGCATCGAAAACGCAAGCAAGTTTCCTCCTAACCTGTACGGTTTCCAAGTCAGCTACACGGACTACTATAACGAACGCACCACACAAGATTTCGCGACAATGATTCCCTTCACGTTGCAACCGCTCTGGTTTGCCGAAGGAACTGCCCAGTACGAATCGAGCCGCATGGGTTTTGATGCCTGGGATTCCCACCGCGACATGTTGCTCCGCGTGGCGGCACTGAACGATTCCTTGCTCACGCTCCCCTACATGCACGACTTCACGGACAACTCGCTATTTGCAGAACTCGGCCCCTACACGCAGGGTTTTTCGCTCGTACGCTACATCAGCCAAAAGTACGGCGAAGATGCCGTCCCCAAAATCTGGCACGAGTTGTCAAAATACCACCGCATGACACTTGACGGAGCCATTCAGAAAGTCCTCGGCATCGATGAGCAGGAACTCTACGACAAGTGGAAAGAAGATATCACTGAACAGTACAAGGCTCAACGCGACAGCCTTGGAACGCTTGTCGAGGGAACCAAGTTGACCGAAGACGCCTTCTGGCAGGACTTTCCTGTAGTCGCAGGGAACCACCTCTACGGGGTCTCGAACTTTGGCGGAGCGTGGTTCGACGGAAGCATTTTCAAAATGGAAATAGGTGAGACGAAAGACGAGAAACGAGAAACGAGTGATTCCGCAACAGTCAAGGATTCTGCAGAAGTCATTGACGGTGTCGAAATCGGAGACATTGAAATAGAAAACGAAAGCGAGACCATCGATATTTCCGATTACGCCAAACACGGCTTCAAGCTCAAGAAAGCGTGGCTCGACAAGGGTATCGACGTATACGAAGATAGCGTTCAGGGGCCCATACTCGCCTACGTCAACTACCTGAACCGCGACAAGGACGGACACGCCCATTTTGACATCGCCGTCAGCGACACCAACAAAAATATCGTTTCAGTCACCTACCTCGCGGACGCCGTCTACCCCGCCATCGACAAGCAAGGAACCACCATCGTCTTTGCCATGCGTGAATCCTACAGCACCCGGTTCAAGCTAGCCAAGGTTCCGTACCCGAAGGATCTGAACGACTACACCGCCGAAGACCCTGTGGACATCTTCGTTCCCGACGCGAAATTCGATTACTACAACATTTACAGTCCCAAGTTCAGCCCCGACGGCAAGCGCATCGCCTTTGGCTTCTTTGACAACGTGACACGCGGCATTGCCGTGATTGACAGCGACGGAAAGAACTTCAAGATCGTCTCTACCGAAGGTTTTGACGAACGCGATGTGAACTGGCTTGACAATGACAAGATTGTCTTCGCGAGCAACAGGAACGGCATCTTCAACCTTATCGAGAAAACTCTTTCGACCGGAGCCGAACGCCCGCTCACCAACGTTGTCGGCGGCGCATTCACCCCGACCCTCGCGGGCGACACGCTCTACTTTACCGAATATGACAAGGACGGTTTTTCGCTTTACAAGATGAGCTACAGTACACCTCCGCTCATCGACGACACGACCGTCACCGTAACCGAACGCGATAGCCTCATTCAGCTGGCCGACACCACGTGGCAATGTTCCGACAGCATCATACCGGCCGATTCAACTCAAGGCGAGAACTTCAAGGCGGACACCTCATTGCAAGCCGAAGCTTCTGTCGTGGACTCCACTACAAGCTGCAACAAGATTCCCGCAGTCACCCTCCGCGATAGCATCATCAAGATTACGGACACCACACGCACCGTTACGCAGAAGCCCGCCCCTGCAAGCATTTCGCTTCACGGGACGCTCCCCGCACGAATCATAAAGCAACTTGAACTGAATGATGTCGAATTCGCCGGAGTCGAAAAGGACTACAAGCCCATCCCGAACATCCCGCTATTCGTCCCGATGCTCGTATTCCGCGAGAACGCCCCCGACCTCACGGTGTTCGGCGAAGGCAAGCTCAAGGCCAAGGCGGGACTTGCCGCGATCATTTCCGACGCCCTCAAGAAAAACACCGTTCAGATCGGATTCCTTCTGGAACTTGGTAACGGATTCAACTACATCAACGGTGACGGCCTCAACCCGAAACAGGAAAAAGAATTCTTCGTCTCGTGGGAAAACAGGAGCACTCCGCTTGACCTCTCCCTCAGCTACACCTACGCCAACTACACCAGCCAGGACACCGTCCGCAACGAAGACGTCCGTGCCAAGGGAGACAGCCTCCACACGAGCCATTACGCCATTCCGATGCAAGCCATCGTCGCTGGTATTGGATACAGTATCTTCAAGAGCATCGACACACTCCAGATAGCCGTGGGCTATGACTGGGCGAATTTCAACCTCTACGAAGACAAGTTAGACTGGACCTACCAGAAACGCATCAGCGCCCTCGTTTCGTTCGGCCTCTACGCCGACCATGCCGAAGGCTCCGAAATCTCCGGCCAGGGAAACGGGCTGAACATCTACTACCAGTACACGAATTCCGACCTGTTCCGTCCCGGAACATTCGCCGAAAGCTTCGTCATCAGCCCGAGCGGAAAAATCACCCCGAAGTACAGGAATTTCATCGTCAACGAGCTAGGGCTCAACCTCTACGGAAGCGTGCAGAGCCCGCTTACAGGCGCGCGCCTCGCCGCTGGAGGCAAGCTCGGCGGAGTCTTCAACTGGAGTACCGACACTCGCCAGGATTCCACCGACCACGACACGCTGGACTCCTACTACTACAGTCCGATTTTCCTAGAAGGTTACCCGTACCTGCGCAGTTCCGAGAACTACACGCTCGCAGGAATGCGCACCGCCATCGCGGAACTCCACTACCTTTTCCCCGTTTACGACGATTGGCGCAAGGGCGCCTGGATATTCGTGACGCGCAGTTTCTACATCGACCTATTCGCACAAATAGGTGCCGCCTGGAATGGCGACAAATGGTTTGACACCGACAAGTTTACCGACCACCGTTTCTGGGACCGTTCCGTGGGACTTTCGTTCCGTATCAGCAACCGGATTTTCTACGGGACACCGTTCGACATTTCATTCACGCTCGCCCGCGGCCTAGACCGCATCGGCGAAGACGAAGACCTGCACGGTGGCAAAAAACTCACGCCTATTGACCTTCCTATAATTCCCGAGAGCATCGCGCCCACGAGAATCAAATTCGCCATTGGAATGGGGTTTGTTAACTCATGGCAGTAA